The following is a genomic window from Janibacter sp. DB-40.
CACGACCCGGGCCGTCGTCGTCGTGATCCCCGTGACCGGGAGGTCGTCGGCCTGCGAGGCGACCCGGCGCTGCTCCTCGAGGCGGCGCACCTGCTCCTCCAGGCGCAGGTTCTCGCGCGCCAGGGCGTCGACGCGGTCCCCTCCCGGCGCGACGAGGCGCTCGACCGGGCCGAGGACGGCGGCGCCCGCCCCCCGCAGGGGGCCCAGGGGCGCTCCGGCGACGTCCGCGAGGAGGACGACGAGGGTCAGGGCCAGCAGGGCGAGCAGCAGACGACGCATCAGAAGCGGTGCCCGTCGACGAGGACGGGCCGGAGGGCGGCGAAGTCGTCGATGCACCGTCCGGCACCCCGGGCGACCGCGCGCAACGGCGCGTGGGCGACGGTGACCGGGACCCCGAGCTCGTGGCGCATCCGCTCGTCGAGCCCACGCAGGAGCGCACCCCCGCCGGTGAGGGTGATCCCGCGCTCGAGGACGTCCCCCGCCAGCTCCGGCGGGCAGCGGTCGAGCACCTCGCGCACGAGGGCGATGACCGTCCCGATGGGCTGCGCGATGGCCCGACGGATCTCGGCCGAGCCCACGTCGACCGTCTTGGGCAGTCCGGTGACCAGGTCGCGTCCGCGCACCCGGGTGCTCACCTCGGTCGCGAGCGGGAAGGCCGACCCGACCGTGACCTTGATGTCCTCGGCGCTGCGCTCGCCCAGCAGCAGCGAGAGGTCGCGGCGCACGTGGTCGGCGATCGCCTCGTCCACCGCGTCACCGGCCGTGCGGGTGCTGCGGGAGGCGACGATCCCCCCGAGCGCGATCACGGCCACGTCGGTCGACCCGCCGCCGATGTCGACGACCATCGAGGCCCGGGTGTCGGTCACCGGGAGCCCGGCGCCGATCGCGGCCACCATCGGCTCCTCGACGAGGTAGACCCGTCGGGCTCCGACGCGCAGGGCCGTCTCCTCGACGGCCCGCCGCTCGACGCCCGTGATGTCACTGGGGATGCACACGACGACCCGGGGGCGCACGATGCTCGACATGCCGACACGCTCGGTGAACCAGCGCAGCATCTGCTCGGCGGCGTCGGGCTCGCTGATGACCCCACCCCGCAGGGGGCGGACGGCGCGCACCGCCCCGGGGGTGCGGCCGAGCATCTCCTTCGCCCGGCGACCGGCAGCCACGAGCTCGCCGGTCTCGACGCTCAGGGCGACCACGCTGGGCTCGTCGAGGACCACGCCCCGCTCCCGCGAGTGGATCAGGGTGTTGGCGGTCCCCAGGTCGATCGCGAGATCGCGCGACATGCCCTGGAAGGCACGGCGCAGGCGCGTCCCCCCGGCCACCTCAGAGGCCGGGGAACCAGATGCCGATCTCGCGCTCGGCGGACTCCGGGGAGTCCGAGCCGTGCACGATGTTCTCGTCGACCGTGCCGGACCACTTGCGGCCGAGGTCGCCGCGGATCGTGCCCGGGGCCGCCTCGGTCGGCTTGGTCGCACCGGCGAGGGACCGGAAGCCCTTGATGCACTCCTCGCCCTCGATGACCACGGCCGCGGCCGGACCGGAGGACATGAACTCCAGCAGCGGCTCGTAGAAGGGCTTGCCCTCGTGCTCCGCGTAGTGGGCGGCGAGCTGCTCGCGCGTCGGGGTGACCACCGCGAGCGCGGCGAGGGTGTACCCCTTCGCCTCGATCCGGCGGATCACCTCGCCGGTGAGGCCACGACGGAAACCGTCGGGCTTGACGAGGATGAGGGAGCGTTCGGTCTGCATGGTCTCGGTCACGGGCCCAGCGTAGTCACGCCGCGATGGTGCCCGTGCCCAGCAGGGCGAACAGGCCCAGGGCGAGGACGATGCGGTAGATCATGAAGGGGGTGAAGGTGTGCGTGGTGATGTACCGCATGAACCACGCGATGACGGCGTAGCCGACGGCGAACGCCACGGCCGTCGCCGCCCAGATCGGACCCCAGTTGGCACCCGAGCCCTCGGCCTCCCCGCGCAGGACCTCCACGACCTGCAGTCCGCCGGAGGCGAGCACGGCGGGGATGGCGAGCAGGAAGGAGTAGCGGGCCGCGGCCTCGCGGGTGTACCCCATGAAGAGACCACCGGCGATCGTCCCGCCGCTGCGCGAGACACCGGGGACGAGTGCCAGCGCCTGCCACAGCCCGTAGAAGATGCCGTGCTTCCACGTCAGCTCCGTCAGCCGGCGCTCCTGCCGGCCGACCCGCTCGGCCACCATGATGACCAGCGCGAAGACGAGCAGCATCGTGGCGGTGATCCACAGGCTCCGCAGGTCGGTCTCGATCTGGTCCTTGAAGAGCAGGCCGAGCACACCGATGGGGATGCTGCCGGCGATGACGAGCCACCCCATGCGCACGTCGGGGTCGCTCTGGGGGACCTTGCCCACGAGCGCGAGGCACCACTGGCGGATGATCGTGACGATGTCCCGCCAGAAGTAGATGAGCACCGCGGTCTCGGTCCCGAGCTGGGTGATCGCCGTGAAGGCCGCGCCGGGGTCGTCCTGGCCGATCAGCTGCCCGACGATCGAGATGTGGGCGCTGGAGGAGATCGGGAGGAACTCGGTCAGCCCCTGCACCAGGCCCAGGATCAGGGCGGTCAGGTAGTCCATCAGCGCTCCTGCTGCTGCTCGAGGGCCCGGGCGATCTGCTCACGGTCGACCCGGCGCCCCACGCGCTGGCAGTACCCGTACAGCACCGCGAAGAGGATGCCGACGAGGAACATCATCGTCACCCAGACACCGGAGAGGATCGACAGGACCTGCACGATCCACCCCAGGGCCGGGCCGAAGGGACGCTTCATCAGGCCGGCCGCGACGACCGCGAGGACCGCGAGCGCGCTCATCAGGGCGAAGGGGGTCAGGCCGGCGACGACCGGCTGCTGGTCCGGGTTGAGCCCGCGTGCGGTCAGCGCCCCGAAGAAGATGACCAAGGCCTGCCCACCGAGGACGGCGGCGAGCATGCGCCACATGAACTTGCCCTGCGGGCGCGCCCGATCGGGCGGGGTCCTGTCAGAAGTCACGGACGACAGGGTATGTCGCGCGCGGCCGTGCGCCACATCCGTCAGTCGTCACCGTCCGGCAGCTCGAGCGGCTGGACCTCCGGCTGCTTCACCGGCGCCTCGACCTCCGTGACCCCGAGGAGCAGGCGCACCTCGCCGACCGTGACGATCGAGCCGGTGGCGACGACGCCCCCGGACACGCCCCCTTCGTCGGCCAGCTGCGCGGCGTGGTCCAGCGCGTCCGGCAGCTCGTCGATGACGGTGACGCGGTGGTCACCGAAGACCTCCCCGGCGATCTCGCCGAGACGGGACGGGCGCATCGCCCGCGGGGAGGTGCTGCGGGTGATGACGACCTCGTCCAGTGCCGGCTCGAGCGACTCGAGGATCCCGACGACGTCCTTGTCGGTGAAGATCGAGATCACCCCGACCAGGCGGCCGAAGGTGAAGGAGTCCTTGAGCGCCTCGGCGAGGACGGCGGCCCCGTGCGGGTTGTGGGCGGCGTCGACGATGACCGTGGGACTGCGGCGCACGATCTCCAGGCGGCCGGGTGAGGTGGCCGCGGCGAGGCCGGCGGCGAGCACCTCCTCGGCCAGCGGCTGCTCCCCCCCGCCGAGGAAGGCCTCCACGGCCGCCACGGCGAGCGCGGCATTGTCCGCCTGGTGCGCCCCATGGAGGTTGAGCACCAGGTCGGGGTGGTCACCGGCGAGGCCGCGGAGGGAGACCATCTGACCGCCGACGGCGACCTCGCGCTCGAGCACGCCGAAGTCGGTGCCCGCGACGGCCAGCCGGGCGCCCACCTCCTCCGCGCGGTCGGCGAGGATGGCGGCGACGTCCGGGTCCTGGGGCGCGGAGACGACGATGGCGTCGGGGTGGATGATCCCGGCCTTCTCGTGGGCGATGTCCTGGACCGAGTCGCCGAGGAAGTGCTGGTGGTCGACACCGATCGGGGTGATGACGGCGACGTCCGCCTCGACGACATTGGTCGCGTCCCAGGAGCCGCCCATGCCGACCTCGACGATCGCGACGTCGATCGGGGCATCGGCGAAGGCGGTGTAGGCGAGGGCGACCAGGACCTCGAAGTAGGTCATCCGCGGCCCGCCCTCCGAGACCGAGCGGGTGTCGACCGCGTCGACGAAGGGGGCGATGTCCGCCCACGCGTCGAGGAAGGCCTCGCGGGTGATCAGCTCACCACCGATGGTGATGCGCTCGCGGATGTCCTGCAGGTGCGGGGAGGTGAAGCGGCCGGTCTTCAGGCCGGACTCGCGCAGGATCGACTCGATGATCCGCGCGGTCGAGGTCTTGCCGTTCGTGCCGGTGATGTGGATGACCGGCAGTGCGCGCTGCGGCTCCCCGAGCAGGTCCATGACCGCCCGGATGCGGTCGAGGCTGGGCTGGAGGTCGTGCTCGGGCGCGCGGGCGAGGATCCCGTCCTCGACCTCGCGCATCCGCTTGCGCAGCTCGAGCTCGTCGGCGGCCTGTCGCTGCTGGGCGTCGGGGGCTGGGCTCATGCGGGAGATTGTCCCATCGTCAGGCAGTGCGTCGTGCATGCAGGACCACGTCGTGCACGTGCTGCGTGGAGAGGGCGCCGGCCGGACGGGTCCGACGCTCCCCGGCCTCGATGACCCACCCCGCACGTCCCCTGATCGCGGCGAGGAACTCGCCGGTGTCGACGAAGGCCTCGTGGTCGAAGGGGCGCGTCTGCTCGACATCACCGCCGGCCAGGTCCATGTCGTGCGTGTCGTGGTTGATGACCACCAGGCGACCACCGCGCGCCACGGCGTCGAGCACGTTGGCCACGCCGCGCCCGTCGGGCGTCCGCGGGAGGGACGCGTACGCCGCGGTGACGAGGTCGTACTGCTTCCCGCCAAAGGGATCGGCCGCATTCGCGTCGGCCCGGAGGCGCTCCATCCGCAGGCCCCGCTCCCCTGCCGCCGCACCGACTCGCTCCAACGCGAGCTCGGAGATGTCGCTGGCCGTCACCCGCCACCCCTGCTGGGCCAACCAGAGGGCGTCGCCCCCTTCGCCCGCTCCCACGTCGAGAGCGGACCCCGGCGCCAGCCCCTCGACCTCGGCGACGAGGGAGCCGTTGGGGTTGCCGCTCCACTGCAGGCCACCGCAGTAGCGACCGTCCCAGTCCGCGGCGTGCGCGTTCGGCCGTGCCGCTGCCTGCAGGTCCTCCTGCGCGAGGTCGAAGCTGATCATGCTGCCCACCCGCGTGCCGGCCGCGGCGGTCGGCAGGACCTGCAGCATCGGCTCGGCGAGCGTGCCGACGGCGTAGACCCCGGGGGCAGCCGTGGCGCCCGTCATCGGGTCGGCCTCGACGTGCGTGGCGATTCCGGTGGGGTGCTCGCCGGCCGTCAGCCCCACCCCGGCGAAGGGGGCGACCCGGGCATGCAGTCGGGTCCCGATGAGCATCGCGTCGGCCTCGATGAAGCTGCCGTCCGCGAGGCGGACTCCGCTGAGCGCGCCGGCGTCGTCACTGAGGACCCGCTCGGCCCGCGCCACGACGACCTTCACCCCCGCCTCGCGCAACAGCTGCAGCTGCGGGTCATCCGCGGCCACACCCTCGTGGACCAGGACGGTGAGGTCACCGGTGAGCTGACGCAGCAGCGGCAGCGGGTGCAGACCCATCGGCGAGGTCACGAGCGCGACGAGGCGCTCGTCCCGGACCTCGTAGCCGTGGCAGAAAGGGCAGTGGATGACCGCGCCACCCCAGTGCTCGGCCAGGCCGGGCAGGTCGGGGAGCTCGTCGCTCAGGCCGGTCGCGGCGACGACCCGGCGGGCGTGGACCACGTGTCCACCACTGAGTGCGACACGGAAGCCGCCGTCCTCGCGGGTCACGTCGACGGCGCGACCGGTGAGCACCTCGGCGCCGTAGGAGCGCACCTCCTCACGCGCGATCCGCAGGAAGTCCGCGGGCGAGCGACCCTCGTGGCCGAGGTAGCTGTGCATCTGGTCGGCGGGCGCGTTCCGGGGCTCGCCGGAGTCGATGACGATCACCGACCGACACTGGCGGGAGAGCTGCAAGGTCGTGGCGAGGCCCGCGGCGGAACCGCCGACGACGGCCACGTCGACGTGTCGCTCGATGACGGACGGGGTGCTGTGGTCGTGGGTGCTCATGACGTTCAGCGTAGGCCGCTCTAGCGTATACTGCATACCTTCTTGCACTATTGGCAAGATCGAACCGAGAGGGCCCCATGAGCGAGATCGAGCAGACCGTCCGCACCCGACTGCGCGGGCTGCGCACAGCGCAGTCCCTCTCCCTCGACGACCTCGCCGCTCGCTCCCACCTCAGCCCCTCGACGATCAGCCGCATCGAGACGGGTAAGCGGGCGATCAGCCTCGACGTGCTCCTCCCCCTGGCCCGCGCGTTGCGCACGGACGTGGAGATGCTGCTCGCCGAGGACATCGACGAGGACGTGGTCATCCGCCCGGCACCGACGCACGAGGACGGTCGCACGACGTGGATGCTCACCAAGGCCACGGGCACGACGGCGGCGATGAAGGTCCGTCTCGAGCCGGCGACGACCAGGCCGCGGCAGCGCGTCCACCCGGGCCACGACTGGTTCTTCGTCCTCGAGGGACGGATCCAGCTCTTCCTCGGGGAGCGCACCGTCATGGTGGAGACGGGCGAGGCGGCCGAGTTCGAGACGATGACGCCGCACTCCTTCGCCGCAGTCGGCGGCCCGGCCGAGGTCATCATGATCTTCGACCAGGGCGGGCACCGAGTGCACCGCGACGACTAGGGATGCGTCTACGGGTCGAGCATGACGAACCGGAAGACCACACGACCGACCGCAGACCGTTGACACGTGACCTTTTGGTCACCTATTGTCGATGTCGTGACCGATGACGACCTCGTGTTCAGGGCGCTGGCGGATCCCACCCGCCGGCTGCTGCTGGACGCGCTCTTCGAGCAGGACGGGCGTACCCAGTCCGAGCTGGAGGAGGTCGTGCGGGAGCACACGGAAATGACGAGGTTCGGGGTGGCCAAGCACCTCCGGCTGCTCGAGGAAGCGAACCTCGTCGTCTCCCGCAAGCAGGGGCGGAGCAAGCGCCACTTCCTCAACGCCGTCCCCATCCAGGCGATCCACGACCGCTGGATCGACAAGTACACGGCGGTGCGGGCCTCCGCGCTGCTGGATCTCAAGAGAGCACTGGAGGACGAGTCATGAGCGAGACGCAGCAGGCGGTGCAGATCCACCGCATCTTCATCAACGCCAGCCCCGAGCAGGTCTGGGCGGCGATCACCACCCCGGAGTTCAGCCGGCTCTACGGGTACACCGGCGACGTGTCCTACGAGCTGGAGCCGGGCGGGCACTACGAGCACCGGGCGAGCGAGGAGATGCGCTCCATGGGCATGCCCGAGGTCGTCGTCACCGGTGAGGTCCTCGAGGCCGACCCACCCCGTCGCCTCGTGCAGACCTGGGCCCCGGTGTGGATCCCGGACGAGGAGCCGGGCACCGTCACCTGGGACATCGAGCCCACGGCGGACGGGGCGACCCGCCTCACGCTGACCCACGACCTCACGGGCCGGCCGCAGACGGCCGAGCAGGTCGCCGGCAACCCCGACCCGATGGGCGCCGGTGGCGGCGGCTGGCCGTGGGTCCTGTCCGGCATCAAGTCGGTCCTCGAGACGGGGGCTCCCATGGAGTCGGGCGCGTGGGAGCGCCAGGCCTCCGCCTCCTGACCGCAGCGCGAAGGGGGCCGGTCCCGGCCCCCTTCGCGCTCAGGCGAGCCCCATGACCCCCTTCATGTGGTCGATCACCTCGGCGTGCAGCTCGGCCGGGCTGAAGAGGATGACCTCCGCGTCGCTGAGCACCCGCACGCTGTGCCCACCGGGCCAGTGGAAGGCGTCACCGGCGGAGCACCGCTCCGACCCACCCTTGGCATAGCTGACCTCGACCTCGCCGGCGAGGACGTAGCCCCAGTGCGGCGCGTAGCACATGTCGTTGTGGAGGCCCTTGAGAAGCGGCGCGATGTCGGTCCCGGCGGCGAGCGAGAAGTACTCCGCTGCCATGGTGCCCGAGGCCGCACCGAAGTCCTGCTGATGGCGTGCCACCGCACCGGGTGCGTCGATGCGGACGGGGATCTTGTCCTTGAGGATGTGCATGATCGTCATCTCCTGTGCGCCTCGCCCTGGCAAGGCCGTGTGTCTTGGCACCTGATGGGCGTGACACGGCGCTGTCACACTGTGACAAGGCGGTGCGTGGCTCCTGGGAGGGGACATGGCGCAAGAGTGGTCCGACGTCAGCACGGCCCTCGCCCACGGCGAGTGGGCCCGGGCACTGACGCTGCTGGACGCCGCGACGGGACCGGAGGGTCAGGTCGCCCTGGAGCTGCGGGCGCAGGCGGCCTACGGGGCGGGTGACCTCGAGGGGTGCGTCGGCGCCTGGGAGCGTCTCTACGCCGTGCGGCTCGAGTGCGCTGACCCCGCCGGTGCAGCCGCTGCCGCCGCCAGCGCGGCCCTCTTCCTGCTCATCGACACCGGCCTGATGGCTCCGGTCCGCGGGTGGGTGGCCCGCGCGGGCCGTGCCCTCGAGGGCGTCGACGAGCCGACCGGGGCCGGCGCGATGATGGCCGCGGTGCTCACCTACGAGCGCTTCCTGTCCGGGGACGTCGACGCCGCCGCCCGCCACGCCCGGGTGGCCGTCGCCGTGGGATCCGAGCTCGGCCTCTCGCTGCCGGTCGCCTTCGGGCGCCTGGCCCAGGCGCGCCTGACCATCCTCGACGGCGAGGTCGAGCAGGGCCTGGCGCTCCTGGACGAGGTGGGGTCGACACTGATGTCCGGGGAGCTCGAGGACCTCGCCTCCGGGATGCTGATGTGCGAGGTGATCTGCGCCGCCCAGGGGGTCGGCGACCACGAGCGGGCCCGCGAGTGGACCGTGGTGATGGACGAGTGGCGTGGCGAGCGCGGCTTCGGCACGATCCACGGCCGCTGCCGGTTGCACAAGGCCGAGCTGCTGCGTCAGTCGGGGCCCGGGAGTGCGGCCGAGGCAGAGGCCCTGGCAGCGTGTGCGGAGCTGCGTCCGTGGATGCGCCGCGAGTTCGGCTGGCCGCTGACCGAGCTGGGGACCATCCGACTGCGCCGCGGTGACGTCAGCGGGGCGATGGAGGCGTTCGACGCCGCGGAGCACCACGGGTGGGCACCGCAGCCGGGCGCGGCCCTCCTGGCGCTCGCCTGCGGGGACGCGGACGCGGCGGCACGGGAGATCGCCGCGGCCCTCGCCGAGCCGGCCCACGTCCCCTCGAAGGAGCAACCCCCTTCGGCGAGCTGCGGCTGGCTCCCCTGCTGGAGGCGCAGGCGGAGATCGCCGCGGTGCGCGGGGACACCACGACGGCGGTTGCCGCATCCCGGCACTTCGCCGAGACGGCCCGACGGTTCCCGAGCCCCGGCCGCGAGGCGGCCCTCGCGCTCACCGAGGCCCGGGTCGAGCTCGCCACGGGACACCCTGGCCGGGCACGGGAACGGGCGAGGCACGCGGCCGAGCTCTTCGACCGGATCGAGGAGGCCTTCCAGTCCAGCTGCGCGAGGGGCGTCCTGGGACAGGCGCTCGCACAGCTCGGCGACGAGGACGGCGCAGCGCGGTCGTGGGCCACGGCGTCCTCGGGCTTCGCGCGATTCGGGCCCTCGTACTGGGCACGCTCGCTGACGCGACCGGTCGCCCTCCGCGACGTGCCGCTCACCTCGCCCACCCGGCCGGCCCTCGGCGGGACCTTCACCGCGACCGGTGGACGGCGGACCGTCGGGTTCCTCGGCCGTGAGGTCGTCGTCCGCGACCTCACGGGGCACCGCGCCCTCGCCCGCCTGCTCGAGGCACCGGGGACGCACATCCCGGCCATCGACCTCGTCGAGGCTGGCCCCGGCCAGCCCCGCTCCCTCGACCACCGCGAGCTGCCGACCCGCCACGGCCCGGATGCGGGCCTGCCCGTCCTCGACGACCGCGCGCGGGCCGCCTACCGGCGACGTCTGGGCGAGATCGAGGCCGACATCGCCGACGCGGACGTCCGTGGAGATGCCGTCCGCTCCGAGCAGGCGCACGCGGATCGTGAGTACCTGGTCGCGGAGCTGGCCCGGGCCACCGGACTGGGTGGCCGTGAGCGCACCACCGGAGGCTCGACCGAGCGGGCCCGGACCAGTGTCACGCGGGCGATCCGGTATGCCATCACGACACTCGTGGAGCACCATCCCGAGGCGGCCGCGCACCTGCGCGCCCGCATCCGTACGGGCACCCACTGCTGGTACGAGCCCGACCCGGCGGCACCGGTGGACTGGGTGACGAGGGAGCTCAGAGCAGGGCGATGACCAGGGGGACGAGCAGGCTGGTCAGCAAGGCGGTCAGCCCCATCGACAGCCCGGCGAAGGCGCCCTCCGTGGGGTGGTCGTGCAGGGCGCGCGAGGTGCCGACCCCGTGCGACACGGCCCCCAGCGCCAGTCCCCGCGTGCGGTGGTCCCGGATGCGCAGCCGGTCGAGCAGGCCGGGCCCCAGGACGGCACCGAGCAGCCCGGCGAGCATCGTGAAGACCGCGACGAGCGCCGGCACGCCGCCGATCTGCTCGGCGATCCCGATCGCCACCGGTGTCGTCGCCGACTTGGGGGCCACGGTGAGCTCGAGCGCCCGGTCCCCGCCCAGCGCCCGGACCATCAGCACCGCGGAGCCGATGGACACCACGGTGCCCACCGGCAGTGCCACCAGGAGGGGCACGAACATCTCCTTGAGGTGGTGCGCCTGGCGGTGGAGCGGGACCGCCAGCGCCACCGTGGCCGGCCCGAGCAGCACGTGGATGAGCAGCCCGCCCTCCATGTACGTCCCGTAGTCGATGTCGACGGCGGCGACCAGGGCCATGACGAGGCCGGCGGCGATGAAGACCGGCTGGGCCAGGGGGTGACCGCCCGTGCGGTCCCGCAACCACACCCCGACCCGGTAGGCGAGCAGCGTGACGACGATCCACGTCAGCGGCGACGTCCGCAGGTACTCCAGGGCGGCGCTCACGAGGCCTCCCCGGGCGTTGCCCCACCGGTGACGCCGCGCCGGCGCACGAGCAGCGTCGCGAGGCCGGCCACGGTCACCAGCCCGGCCGCCCAGGAGAGGACCAGTCCGCCGGTGACCGGCACCCACTGCTCCCGGATGGCCGCCGCGTGCACCATGATCCCGACCGTCACCGGGACGAAGAGCAGCTGCAGGTGGCGCAGCAGGCCGTCGGCCACGCGCAGGGTCCCCGACCCCGGGCCCGGGCGGCGCACCGACAGCACGCCGAAGAGCAGCACCATGCCCAGCACCGGACCGGGGACGGGCAGGCCGAGCCAGCGCACCACCACCTCGCCCACGAGCTGGCAGCCGAGCAACCACAGCGCGCCGTTGATCATCCGGCCATCGTCACACGTCGTCCCCGGCGCCTCAGAGCCTGCTCACCTTGATCCGCACCCGCTCGCTGCCGGACAGATCGGCCTCGGCGACACCGTCGCCCAGGGGCAGCGCCTCGAGGGTCGGCGCGGAGCCGAACTGGCTCGCGAGCGTCTCCTCGACGACGAGGTTCTGGTGGGTGGCGACCGCCTCCCAGACCGGCTGGCTGCCGGTGATGGTCAGGCTGATCCGGTCCGAGACCTCCAACCCGGCGTCGCGGCGGGCCTGCTGGACCGCGCGGATGACGTCGCGGGCCAGGCCCTCGGCGGCCAGCTCCTCGGTGACCTCGGTGTCGAGGACGATGAAACCGCCCACGGAGCCGGGGAGCATCGCGGTGGCGCGCTGGCTCCCTTCGTCATCGGCCGCGACGGTCTCGAGCGTGTACTCGCCCTCGACCAGCTCGATCCCGCCGGAGGTGACGGTGCCGTCCTCGGCCACCGACCAGTCACCCGACTTCGAGCCCTTGATTGCCATCTGGACCTGCTTGCCCAGGCGCGGGCCGGCGGCACGCGCGTTCACGGCCAGCTTCCGGCTCACGCCGAACTGCTCGGCGGCCGGGTCGGCGATGTCGAGCAGGCTCACCTGACGGACGTTGACCTCGTCGGCGATGATCGCGCCGAAGTCGGCGAGCACCGCGGCGTCCGGGACGACGACGGTGAGGTCGCGCAGGGGCAGGCGGTTGCGCAGCTTGTTGGACTTGCGCAGCGCGCTGGCCGAGGAGCAGACCGCCCGGGCGGTGTCCATCGCCACGACGAGGTCGTGGTCGGCCGGCAGCAGGTCGGCGTCCGGCCAGTCGGCCAGGTGGACCGAGCGCCCCCGTCAGGCCGCGCCAGATCTCCTCGGCCGTCAGCGGGAGAAGGGGGGCGGCCACCCGGGTGAGGACCTCGAGGGCGGTGTAGAGGGTGTCGCAGGCGCGCTGCGCGTCGGTCAGGGCGCTCTCACCTGCCTCCCCGGTGGCCCAGAACCGCTCGCGGCTGCGCCGGATGTACCAGTTGGTCAGCACGTCGGTGAAGGAACGGGTCGTGTCGCAGGCA
Proteins encoded in this region:
- a CDS encoding undecaprenyl-diphosphate phosphatase; protein product: MDYLTALILGLVQGLTEFLPISSSAHISIVGQLIGQDDPGAAFTAITQLGTETAVLIYFWRDIVTIIRQWCLALVGKVPQSDPDVRMGWLVIAGSIPIGVLGLLFKDQIETDLRSLWITATMLLVFALVIMVAERVGRQERRLTELTWKHGIFYGLWQALALVPGVSRSGGTIAGGLFMGYTREAAARYSFLLAIPAVLASGGLQVVEVLRGEAEGSGANWGPIWAATAVAFAVGYAVIAWFMRYITTHTFTPFMIYRIVLALGLFALLGTGTIAA
- a CDS encoding DUF4233 domain-containing protein, which translates into the protein MTSDRTPPDRARPQGKFMWRMLAAVLGGQALVIFFGALTARGLNPDQQPVVAGLTPFALMSALAVLAVVAAGLMKRPFGPALGWIVQVLSILSGVWVTMMFLVGILFAVLYGYCQRVGRRVDREQIARALEQQQER
- a CDS encoding helix-turn-helix domain-containing protein, encoding MTDDDLVFRALADPTRRLLLDALFEQDGRTQSELEEVVREHTEMTRFGVAKHLRLLEEANLVVSRKQGRSKRHFLNAVPIQAIHDRWIDKYTAVRASALLDLKRALEDES
- a CDS encoding folylpolyglutamate synthase/dihydrofolate synthase family protein; translation: MSPAPDAQQRQAADELELRKRMREVEDGILARAPEHDLQPSLDRIRAVMDLLGEPQRALPVIHITGTNGKTSTARIIESILRESGLKTGRFTSPHLQDIRERITIGGELITREAFLDAWADIAPFVDAVDTRSVSEGGPRMTYFEVLVALAYTAFADAPIDVAIVEVGMGGSWDATNVVEADVAVITPIGVDHQHFLGDSVQDIAHEKAGIIHPDAIVVSAPQDPDVAAILADRAEEVGARLAVAGTDFGVLEREVAVGGQMVSLRGLAGDHPDLVLNLHGAHQADNAALAVAAVEAFLGGGEQPLAEEVLAAGLAAATSPGRLEIVRRSPTVIVDAAHNPHGAAVLAEALKDSFTFGRLVGVISIFTDKDVVGILESLEPALDEVVITRSTSPRAMRPSRLGEIAGEVFGDHRVTVIDELPDALDHAAQLADEGGVSGGVVATGSIVTVGEVRLLLGVTEVEAPVKQPEVQPLELPDGDD
- a CDS encoding SRPBCC domain-containing protein; this encodes MSETQQAVQIHRIFINASPEQVWAAITTPEFSRLYGYTGDVSYELEPGGHYEHRASEEMRSMGMPEVVVTGEVLEADPPRRLVQTWAPVWIPDEEPGTVTWDIEPTADGATRLTLTHDLTGRPQTAEQVAGNPDPMGAGGGGWPWVLSGIKSVLETGAPMESGAWERQASAS
- a CDS encoding bifunctional NAD(P)/FAD-dependent oxidoreductase/class I SAM-dependent methyltransferase, translated to MSTHDHSTPSVIERHVDVAVVGGSAAGLATTLQLSRQCRSVIVIDSGEPRNAPADQMHSYLGHEGRSPADFLRIAREEVRSYGAEVLTGRAVDVTREDGGFRVALSGGHVVHARRVVAATGLSDELPDLPGLAEHWGGAVIHCPFCHGYEVRDERLVALVTSPMGLHPLPLLRQLTGDLTVLVHEGVAADDPQLQLLREAGVKVVVARAERVLSDDAGALSGVRLADGSFIEADAMLIGTRLHARVAPFAGVGLTAGEHPTGIATHVEADPMTGATAAPGVYAVGTLAEPMLQVLPTAAAGTRVGSMISFDLAQEDLQAAARPNAHAADWDGRYCGGLQWSGNPNGSLVAEVEGLAPGSALDVGAGEGGDALWLAQQGWRVTASDISELALERVGAAAGERGLRMERLRADANAADPFGGKQYDLVTAAYASLPRTPDGRGVANVLDAVARGGRLVVINHDTHDMDLAGGDVEQTRPFDHEAFVDTGEFLAAIRGRAGWVIEAGERRTRPAGALSTQHVHDVVLHARRTA
- a CDS encoding rod shape-determining protein, producing MSRDLAIDLGTANTLIHSRERGVVLDEPSVVALSVETGELVAAGRRAKEMLGRTPGAVRAVRPLRGGVISEPDAAEQMLRWFTERVGMSSIVRPRVVVCIPSDITGVERRAVEETALRVGARRVYLVEEPMVAAIGAGLPVTDTRASMVVDIGGGSTDVAVIALGGIVASRSTRTAGDAVDEAIADHVRRDLSLLLGERSAEDIKVTVGSAFPLATEVSTRVRGRDLVTGLPKTVDVGSAEIRRAIAQPIGTVIALVREVLDRCPPELAGDVLERGITLTGGGALLRGLDERMRHELGVPVTVAHAPLRAVARGAGRCIDDFAALRPVLVDGHRF
- a CDS encoding CidA/LrgA family protein, encoding MINGALWLLGCQLVGEVVVRWLGLPVPGPVLGMVLLFGVLSVRRPGPGSGTLRVADGLLRHLQLLFVPVTVGIMVHAAAIREQWVPVTGGLVLSWAAGLVTVAGLATLLVRRRGVTGGATPGEAS
- a CDS encoding XRE family transcriptional regulator produces the protein MSEIEQTVRTRLRGLRTAQSLSLDDLAARSHLSPSTISRIETGKRAISLDVLLPLARALRTDVEMLLAEDIDEDVVIRPAPTHEDGRTTWMLTKATGTTAAMKVRLEPATTRPRQRVHPGHDWFFVLEGRIQLFLGERTVMVETGEAAEFETMTPHSFAAVGGPAEVIMIFDQGGHRVHRDD
- a CDS encoding LrgB family protein codes for the protein MSAALEYLRTSPLTWIVVTLLAYRVGVWLRDRTGGHPLAQPVFIAAGLVMALVAAVDIDYGTYMEGGLLIHVLLGPATVALAVPLHRQAHHLKEMFVPLLVALPVGTVVSIGSAVLMVRALGGDRALELTVAPKSATTPVAIGIAEQIGGVPALVAVFTMLAGLLGAVLGPGLLDRLRIRDHRTRGLALGAVSHGVGTSRALHDHPTEGAFAGLSMGLTALLTSLLVPLVIALL
- the ndk gene encoding nucleoside-diphosphate kinase, with the protein product MQTERSLILVKPDGFRRGLTGEVIRRIEAKGYTLAALAVVTPTREQLAAHYAEHEGKPFYEPLLEFMSSGPAAAVVIEGEECIKGFRSLAGATKPTEAAPGTIRGDLGRKWSGTVDENIVHGSDSPESAEREIGIWFPGL